Below is a window of Bradyrhizobium sp. SZCCHNS1050 DNA.
TCAGGCTGCGGAAACCGACACCACCATCCGCGTGGAACCGTTGCCGGCCATCGTCAGCGACCGCCTGGCGCTGGAGCAGATCTTCTCCAACCTGATCGACAACGCCATCAAATATCTCAAGCCGGGCGTTCCCGGCGACATCGCCATTCGCGCCCGTACCAAGCTCGGTTTTGCCATCTTCGAGGTTACGGACAACGGCCGGGGGATTGATCCCAGGGATCATCAACGTATCTTTGATCTGTTCCGTCGCGCCGGGACCCAGGACCGTCCGGGTCAGGGGATTGGATTGGCGCATGTCCGCGCGCTGGTGCGTCGGCTCGGCGGAACCATGTCGGTCGCGTCGGAGCTCGACCAGGGCAGCACGTTCACCATCACGCTCCCGATCAACTGGAACGCCTCAAACCGGAACTCAGACCGATGACCATGCCCGTGACGATCATCATGATCGAGGACGACGAAGGCCACGCCCGCCTGATCGAGCGCAATATCCGCCGGTCCGGCGTCAACAACGAGATCAAGCCGTTCACCAATGGTACAGATGCCGTGAAGTATCTGCTGGGTGCTGACGGCACCGGCCTCGATCACAAGGGGCACGCATTGCTGATCCTGCTCGACCTGAACCTGCCGGACATGACCGGCATCGACATCCTCAAGATGGTCAAGCAGAACAGTTTCCTGAAGAGCGCGCCGGTGGTCATCCTCACCACGACGGATGACTCGCAGGAGATCAAGCGCTGCTACGAACTCGGCTGCAACGTCTACATCACCAAGCCGGTCAACTACGAAAGCTTCGCCAACGCCATTCGCCAACTCGGCCTGTTCTTCTCCGTCATCCAGGTTCCGCCCGCCGCATGAGCTCCGCCGCCCCCACGCTGCTCTATATCGACGACGACGCAGCGCTGGCGCGGCTGGTCGAGCGCGGGCTCAAGCGATTGGGCTTCACGGTGGAACACGCCGCCGACGGCAGCGCGGGCTTGCAGCGGCTGGAGCGCGGCGGCATCGACGTCGTGGCGCTCGACCAGTACATGCCAGGCTTCGACGGACTCGAGACGCTGGAGCGCATCATGGCGCTGCCCGAACCGCCGCCGGTGGTGTTCGTCACCGCCTCACAGGATTCCAAGATCGCGGTCACGGCCCTGAAGGCCGGCGCGGCCGACTACCTCGTCAAGGACGTGCAGGGCGAGTTCATTCCCCTGCTGCAGGTCGCGGCCGAAGGCGCGGTGCGCCAGGCCCGGCTGCAGAAGGCCCGCGACGAGGCGGAGGCGGAAGTGCGGGCGTCACGCGACCGCTACGCGGCGCTGGCGGCCGAGCGCGAGGTCCTGCTGCGCGAGGTCAATCACCGCGTCGGCAATTCGCTGCAGATCATCGCCTCGCTGCTACATCTTCAGGCCAACTCCAGCACCCAGGACGACGTCAAGGCCGCGCTCACCAATGCAATGGGCCGCGTCGCCGCCGTGGCGCAGGTGCATCGCCGCCTCTACACGTCTCAGGATCTCAAGAGCGTGCTGCTCAACCAGTATCTGGATTCGCTGCTCGACGACCTGCGCCGCTCGGCGGAGGGCAACCGGATGTCGCGGCTGACCCTGAAGGCGGAACCGGTCGAGATCGACCCGGATCGCGCGGTCGCGATCGGCATCGTCGTCAACGAGCTGGTCATGAACGCGGTCAAATACGCCTACCCCGATGGGCCGGGCCCAATCCATGTCGAGCTGAAGCTTGCAGGTGAGGACATCGTGCTGTCGATCGCCGACAACGGCGTCGGCCTCAACGCAACCAGCGATCCGCGCTCGACCGGCATGGGCCAGCGCATCGTCAGCGCCATGGCGACCAAGCTCGACGCCACCGTCGGCCCCGATCCGAGCCATGCCGGCACCAGGATCGTGGTCCGCTTCCGCCTCGAAAAAGATGCTCCCAAGCCCGCGGCTGCCGCGGTCGGCTGAGCCGACGCAGCCGGCACGCAACCATCGCGCGCCCGGCATCGGCCTGCTATGCTGATCCCATGAATACGCGCGACTCTGCAGCGTCCGAGATTACGCCCGAGGTCCTGCTGCGTGCCTATGCCTGCGGCATCTTCCCGATGGCCGAAAGTGCCGACGACCCGACCTTGTTCTGGGTCGAGCCGGAGCTGCGCGGCGTCATTCCGCTCGACGGCTTTCGCGTCGCCTCGCGCCTTGCGCGCACGGTCCGGTCGGACGCCTTCGCCGTGACCGTGAACCAGGCGTTCAAGGCGGTGATGGATGGCTGCGCCGAGCCGCAGCCTGGCCGCGAGGACACCTGGATCAACAAGCGTATCCGCGAACTCTACACCGGCCTCCACGCGCTTGGCCATTGCCACAGCGTCGAATGCTGGCAGGATGGCGAGCTGGTGGGCGGCCTCTACGGCGTCAGCCTGGGCCGCGCCTTCTTCGGCGAGAGCATGTTTCACCGCACCCGCGACGCCTCGAAGGTCGCGCTCGTGCATCTCGTCGCGCGGCTGATCGCCGGGGGCTTCGAGCTGCTCGACACCCAATACGTCACCGAGCACCTCAAGACCTTCGGCGCCGTCGAGATCCCGCGCCGGCGCTACACCGTGCTGCTCGAAAAGGCCCTGAGGGGGCCGGCCGCCAATTTCGCCAGGCTGGCGGTTGATCGGCCGATCTCGGGCACCGAGGCACTCGCGATCATCGCAGCGCGCGGCTGAGCGAGGTTATCTGAACACTCCGCCGAACGGTCCACCCGCCTGGGGCGGCGGCGGTGGTGGCGGCACCTGCTGGGTCTGATTCTGCTGCGGCGGCGATGGCGGCCTGGGCGCCGCCTGCCGCTGCTGCGGCGGACGCTTTTGCGCAGGCTGCGGCGCCGCGGCCGGCTTCTGATCCGGCGCGGCGGCGCTGATGACCGTGGTCTGCGGCTCTTTGCAGTCAACCAGCCAGATGTCGTAGATCGGGTGCTCGACGCCGTGCAGACCGGGGCTGGCCGCGAACATCCAGCCCGAGAAGATGCGCTTCACCTCGCCCTGCAAGGTGATCTCGTCGACCTGCACGAACGCGTCGGTGTTGGCGGCCTCGGTGGCTGGCCTCGTGTAGCAGGCGTCGGTCTTTACCCGGAGCGCCCCGAACTGCACGGTCTCGCCGATATCCTCGTCGAAATTGATGATGCGGCCGGTGATCTTGTCGAGCCCGGAGAAGCTCGCCTTCTTGTTGACGATCTTCTGCGCCGGCGGTTCGGTCACGACCTCGTCGCCCGGCTGGATGGTGGCCGGGGTCTGCGGTACCGCGCCGTTCGGCGGGATCGCTGCATTCTGGGGTGCGCCGCGTGGCGGTGCCTGCCGCTGACCAGGCGCAGCCCCCGGCTGGCCGGGTGGCGGCACGGCCGCAACCGGAGGATTGTTCTGTGGCAGGATCGTCGTTCCCGGCGGCGGCGCCAGCGGCTGGGATTGGACCGGACCCGGCAGGGCGGCGCCCTGCCCTGGCGGCGGACGGGTTGGCGCCGGCAGCACCCGGCCCTGCGGCAGCTCCGGGATCTCCTCCTCTTCCTCAGGAGGCGGAATCGGCTCGCCACGGCGCGGAATGTTGCCCGGCGGGCGCGGAACGGGATCGGAGAAAATGGTACCGATCTGCGCGCGCGCCGGCACGGACAGCGTGAGGGATGTGGCGGCCAGCAATGCCGCGATACCGGTCAGGACGATTGTTCGGTGCATCTCGCGCGGCTTTATCAGGCGAATCGGGGTTCGGGACAATCAAATCGCGTCATGACCCATCCGCCGCTCTCGATCAGCCCTCCCGTTAACATGTCGAATACGGCGGGGGAAGGGCGAGCTGCCAGCACTCCGCGTGCTGGTCAGCCGGTTCTTCCAATGAGATAGTCGTGATCAAGAGCCGGATCGGAACCGGCGCCAAAGGGAAGGAAATCGATGTCTGATTCGATCCGTCTCGACGGCCGAGTGGCCGTCGTTACCGGCGCGGCCGGCGTCATCGGCGCCGCGACCATGCGGCTGCTGGCCGCGCGCGGGGCCCGCATCGTCGCCGTGGACCGGCGCGAGGCCGATCTCGCCGCCGCGACGGCCGCCCTGCCGGCGAGCGCCGAGGCGCTCGCCGTGGCCGCCGACGTCACCAACGAGGACCAGGTCGCGGCTTATGTGCGACAAGCGTGCGATCGGTTCGGCACCATCGACGTGTTCTTCAACAATGCCGGCATCGAAGGCGAGATCAAGCCGATCACCGCATATCCGCTGGAGGCGTTCCGTCGCGTGCTCGACGTCAACGTCGTCGGCGTCTTCCTCGGCCTCAAGCACGTGCTGCCGGTGATGCTGAAGCAGAACCGCGGCTCGATCATCAACACCGCCTCGATCGCAGGCCTGATCGGCTCGCCGCAGATCGCCGTCTACAGCGCCAGCAAGCACGCGGTCATCGGCCTGACCAAGAGCGCGTCCTGGGAGTGCACCGGCACCAATGTCCGTGTGAACTGCATCTGCCCCGGGCTGATCGAGAGCCGCATGCTGAGCGCGATCATCGAAGGGCGCAGCGGCGCCGCGGTTCCGGCCGACAAGGTGGTCGATCGCGTCCCCGCGCGCCGGCTCGGCCAGGGCGCGGAGGTCGCCTCGATCGTCGCCTTCCTCGCCTCCGACGATGCCAGCTACGTCTCCGGCGCGGCCTACACCGTCGATGGCGGCCGCACCGCCGCCTGACGTCCCTTCAACTTGACCGTCTTTCAACCCGACAGGTTTTTGCAATGCCCGTGCAACTCGATGCCGATGCCGCTGCCGTCTACAAAGCATTTCAGGAGGCCGGTCGGCCGGCCTATGAGACGCTGACACCACAGGAGGCGCGGGACTACTACCTGGCCGCGCGCGTCGTGAGCAATCCCGAGCCGCCCGAGCTTGCGGACGTCAAGGACCTCGCCATCCCTGCCCCGCATGGCACAATCCCGGCACGGCTCTATCGGCCAAGGACGGTGCGGCAGAACAACGGTCTTGCACCAGGATTGGTGTTCTATCACGGCGGCGGCTGGGTGATCGGCAATCTGGAGTCGCATGACGTGGTCTGCCGCGCGCTGGCGCACGAAGGCGAACTGATCGTGATCTCGGTCGACTACCGCCTCGCGCCCGAGCACAAGTTTCCGGCCGCGGTCGACGACGCCGCCGCGGCCATACGATGGATCGCCGACAATGCCGCCGCGCTCGGCATCGATGCCGCCAGGCTCAGCGTCGGCGGCGATTCCGCCGGCGGCAATCTCGCCGCCGTCGTCGCGCTCTTGGCGCGTGACGGCAAGGGCCCGAAGCTCTCAGGCCAGGTGCTGATCTATCCGGCCACCGACTTTTCGATGAGCCATCCCTCGCACAGCGAGCCCGAGACCAGCGTGCTGCTGACGCATTCGGTGATCCGCTGGTTTCGCGACCATTATCTCAACAGTGCCGCCGACATCCACGATTGGCGGGCCTCCCCGGCGAAGGCGGAAACCCTAGCCGGGCTACCGCCCGCCTATGTGCTCACGGCCGGCGCCGATCCGCTGCGCGACGAGGGCGACGACTACGCGCGCCGCTTGCGCGAGGCCGGCGTGCCGGTGACGCATCGCAACCATCCCGGCCAATTCCACGGCTTCTTCACGATGGGCAAGCTGCTCGACCAGGCCAATGTCGCCGCACGCGACATCGGCGCCTGGCTGAAGCAGCTCGACCGGCCCGGTGGCATCTGAGCGTTACCGCGCTGAGCTCAGAACGCACCGACCCGCGAGTTCGCGGGTCGTGCTCACATGCGGCCGAAGTCGTCGCGTGTGAGATCGGCTTGCTCGCGCTCGAGCAGCAGCTACATCCCGCGCAAGCCGGCCGGGACGACTGGACAGCTCACATTTCATTCCTCGCAGCAGGAGACTCCCACATGAAGACCGTGAACCTCGCCGACAAGCTGAGCCAATTCTCAGGCCATTGGGACCCGCACGTGGTCGCGGACTACAACGACAATGACGTGATGGTCGTGAAGTTCATGGGAGAATTCCCGTTCCACAAGCATGACACGACGGATGACTTCTTCCTGGTCCTGGAAGGCGAGATGGAGATGGACATTCAGGGGCAGCCGTCGCGGACGGTGAAGGCCGGCGAGTTGTTCGTCGTCCCCAAAGGGGTCGTCCACCGGCCGCGCGCGGCCAAGGAGGTCAAGGTGCTCCTGATCGAACCCAAGGGCGAACCGAACTCCGGCGACTCCGACCGGGTGCCCGCGCCCAAGCCGCGCATCTGACTCGCCGGAAGGCGTCAGACCTTCGGGCCTCCGCGAGCTTGAGATATCATTCAGAGCGGACAGGTGAGCAGGATAAACATGGAGCCAACTCTGGAGATTGCGCTGGCTTGGTTCAAGCCCGAAGAGTGGGAGGACATCAGGCGGATCTGCCCGGATCTGCACGACACTTATGAAGAATGGCTGGCCAGCGCTCAGGAGGTCATCGACACGATCGGCAGTCGCCCGGACGAGCGGATCGTGAAAGTGATCCTGACCGCGGCCGAGCTTCGGAAATGGCAACGTGCGACAGGCCGCAAAGTCGATGGCAGGGTTCGCTCACAGCTTGCCGCCAGGCGCGCGCGCAAGATCCGCAACGAGTCCCCACAGCCGGCTCCCGAGCCCCGTTCTGGCTCAGAAGGCAGTCGCTGACGCTTGTCGCTCAGTTCGCTCAGGCGGGCCACGGCAAGTTCTGAGGGCGCAACGGCCGCCCATGCAGCGAACGAAGCGGAGCATCGCCGAAATGTCCGCTGTTCTTGCGCTGCAACCGAGATAGTGTCCCGTCGCCCGCAAGGACGGCTTATGGCCGTCTGGCAGGCCCCTCCTCCAATAGGATCGCCCCGATGTTCGACCGCTTGACCCGCCAGCCCGAGGATCCCCTGCTCGCTCTGATCGGCATCTTCAAGGCTGACCCGAGAGCCGACAAGGTCGATCTCGGCGTCGGCGTGTATCGCGACGAGGCCGGCCATTCGCCGATCTTCCGCGCTGTGAAAGCTGCGGAGCGCATCATCTGGGAGAGCCAGGACAGCAAGAGCTATGTGGCGCCGGAAGGCGACCAGCTCTTCCTCGACCTGTTGTGGTCGCTCGTCGGCGGCCCCGCGCCCTCGGTCCATGCCGCAGGCGTGCAGACCCCGGGCGGCTCGGGTGCGCTCCGCCTCGCCGCCGATTTGATCCGCCAGGCCGGCACCGGCAAGATCTGGCTCGGACTGCCGAGCTGGCCCAACCACGCCGGCATCTTCGCCGCGGCGGGGCTCGAGGTCGAGACCTATCCCTACTTCGACGTTCCGTCGCAGACGCTGCAGCTCGACCGCATGCTGGAGGCGCTGCAGCGCGCCGCGCCCGGCGACGCCGTCCTGATCCACGCCTCCTGCCACAACCCGACCGGCGCCCCGCTCAGCACCGAGGACTTTGCGCGCATCACCGCCGTGATGGCCGCGCGTGGCCTCGTGCCGCTGATCGACTCCGCTTATCAGGGTTTTGGCGCCGGTCTCGAGGGCGATGCCGCCGGCCTGCGGGCAATGGTCGCGGCCGTGCCCGAGGCGCTGCTGGCGGTGTCCTGCTCGAAGTCCTTCGGACTCTACCGCGAGCGGACCGGCGCGCTCTACGCCGTCGCCTCGGCACAGGCCGCAGCCGAGACCGCGCGCTCCAATCTCGTCTCCATCGCCCGCACCAGCTATTCGATGCCGCCCGACCATGGCTCGGCGATCGTCAAGACGATTCTCGACACGCCGGACCTCTATGCCGACTGGAGCAGCGAGCTCGAGACGATGCGCCAGCGCCTCGCCGCGCTGCGCCGCTCTTTTGCCGAGGCGCTCGGCGGGCGCTGGTCCAACACGATCGCGATCGGCGTCCAGGAAGGCATGTTCTCGCTGCTGCCGGTGACGCCGGCCGAGGTCATGACTTTGCGCGAAAAGCACGGCGTGTACATGCCGACCTCGGGCCGCATCAACATTGCAGGCCTGAAGCTCGCCGACGTCGCGCGCGTTGCCGGCCTGTTCAAGTCGCTTTGAAACATCGCCTGCAAGGATCAAGGCCGTGACAGAGATCGTCGCTCAGGAGCGGCACAAGCTCTACGAGGACGCGATGGCGCTGACGCTGGGCACGCTGTTCGTGTCGCTCGGCATGCTGATCTACAGCAAGACGGTGCTGCTGGTCGGCAGCACCGCCGGTCTGTCGCTGCTGTTGAGCTACATCAGCGGCTATGGTTTCGGCGTCAGCTTCTTCCTGATCAATCTGCCGTTCTATGCGTTGGCCGTCCGGCGCATGGGCTGGCCGTTCACGATCCGCACCTTTGTCGCGGTCGGGCTCGTCGCCCTGTTCTCACGGCTGACGACGTCATGGATCGACATCAGCCATATCGATCCGATCTATGCCACTGTAATCGGCGCCGGCCTGACCGGGACCGGCCTGTTGATGCTGTTCCGGCATCGCACCGGGCTTGGCGGGATCAACATTCTGGCGCTGTATCTGCAGGAGCACTGGAAGATCCGCGCCGGCTATTTCCAGCTCGCCGTCGATTTCCTCATCATGATCGCCGCGTTCTTCGTCATCCCCGTGAACCGGCTGGCGCTGTCGATCCTCGGCATCGTGATCGTCAACGTCATCATCGCGATCAACCACAAGCCGGGGCGCTATATGGCGCTGAGCTGAACGGCCGAGCTCCAAGCGCAAGGTCGATCTGCGCTCGGATAGCCCCACCGTGACACGCGCCGGATGCCGCACGAGTGCGCTGCACCTTGCCAGACGGCGCATTCCGTGGGATGAAAGCTCTGGTATGCCAGCAACCGAGGCAATGGGTTACCGCATCCGTCCGCTCCTGCCGGACGCCTGACGGACTCGTCGGTACGGCTGGATCGCCAACAAGAAACGCGAACGCAAAATCTCGAACCGATCTCTGGGGACGACCAAGGTATGGCACGCAACATTCTGATTCTCGGGGCCTCCTACGGCTCCCTCCTCGGCACCAAGCTGCTGATGGCCGGCCACAACGTGACGCTGGTCTGCCGCAAGAAGACAGCCGAGCTGATCAACCGCGACGGCACGGAAGTCCGCATCAAGCTGCGCGACGATCCGGCGCATCGCTCGATCTTCTCGCGCGACCTGCCGGGCAAGCTCGACGCGGCCACGCCCGATAGCGTCGACCTGTCGCGCTACGACCTGGTCGGTCTTGCGATGCAGGAGCCGCAGTACACCAACCACACCATTCGCGTGCTGATGGTGAAGATCGCCGAGGCCAAGCTGCCGTGCCTCTCGATCATGAACATGCCGCCGCTGCCCTATCTCAAGCGCATCCCGGCGCTCGCCAACGTCGACCTCGACGAGGCCTACACCAATCCCGCGGTGTGGGAACGCTTCACGCCCGGGCTGGTCACGCTGTGCTCGCCGGATCCGCAGGCCTTCCGTCCGCCGGAGGAAGCCGCCAACGTGCTGCATGTCGGCCTGCCGACCAACTTCAAGGCCGCCGCGTTCGAGGACGAGACGCACAACGCGTTGCTCCGCGAGCTGGAGCGCGACATCGACGCGGTCAGGCTCGACGGCCAGGACGTGCCCGTGAAGCTGAAGGTGTTCGACTCGCTGTTCGTGCCGCTGGCGAAGTGGTCGATGCTGCTCACCGGCAACTACCGCTGCATCACCCGCGGTGAACCGCAGGCGATCCGCGATGCCGTGCATAGCAATCTCGCCCAGTCGAAATCGATCTACGAGCATGTCGATGCCATCGCCCGCAAGCTCGGCGCCGATCCGAGCGACCAGGTGCCGTTCGAGAAATACGCCAAGGCGGCCGAGAGCCTGCTCAAGCCGTCGTCGGCCGCGCGCGCCGTCGCCGCGGGCGCGCCGTTCATCGAACGCGTCGACCTTCTGGTGAAGCTGATCTCGCAGCAGCTCGGCATGCCCAACCCCGACATCGAGCAGACGGTGCAGACGGTCGACTTCAAGCTCAACGAGAAGATCGTGGTCGGCGGCTCCAGCGCGCAGTGATGCGCAGGCGCCGACATCGTCCGTAACCAGATGTGACTTTGCATGAACGCGCGGCCGACGCATGGTTCGCGCGTTCATTGATTCCCATCGTTCGGAATGAAGATGCCGTCCTTCGGGCCTCTCGCTTTTCCTCTGCAGGCCCTGAGCTGGCTCGGCAATCAGGGCACCCGCGCCATCGTCGCGGTTCTGCTGGCGGCAATCGCCGTGCCGCCGCTGGGCGAGCTGGCGCGGCCCTACGTCACACAGGCGATCTTCCTGCTGCTCTGCATCTCCTTCATGCGCGTCGACGTCGCGATGCTAACAGCGCATCTGCGCCGCCCGCTGCTGGTGGTGGCCGCGACCGCATGGACCACGATCGCCGTGCCGACGCTGGTCGGCACGATTGGACGCATCGCCGGCGTCGATGCCACCGCGCCCGACCTGTATCTCGCGCTGATGCTGCAGGGGACGGCCTCGCCGATGATGGCCTCGCCCGCACTCGCCGCGCTGATGGGGCTCGACGCGACGCTGGTTCTCATCACGCTGGTGACCTCGACCGCGCTGGTGCCGCTGACGGCGCCGCTGTTCGCCTATGTGTTTTTGGGTGAGACATTGTCACTGTCTCCGGCCGCGCTCGGGCTGAAGCTCGCCGCCATCCTTGCGGGCGCCCTGGCGGCGGCCGCCGCGATCCGCCTTGCCCTCGGCATCGCGACGATCCGCCGCCACCGCGCGCCGATCGACGGCGTCAACGTCCTCATCCTGTTCGTGTTCGCGTCCGCCATCATGGCCCATTTCCTGGCCGACCTGGCCGCCAGCCCGTTCCGCATGCTGGGACTGGCGCTGCTCGCCTTCACCGTGTTCTTCCTGTTGCTTGGTACCACGATGCTGCTGTTTCGCGGCGCGGGGCGCGAACGCGCGATGGCGCTCGGCATGATGGTGTCGCTACGCAACATGGGGCTGATGCTCGCGGCGACCGAGGGCGCGATCCCCGGCACCACCTGGCTGTATTTCGCGATGAGCCAGTTCCCGATCCACCTTGCGCCGCAACTGTTGCGCCCGCTCGCCGAGCGCCTGCGTCCAAGGCCGCTTCCATCGGGCGGGACCGATCACGGCTTGATCAATCCTGCATCGGAATGAGGCAGAGCAGCAACGGCATGCGGCCGTTCCGGCATGACACGACGGCGAGCCGCTTACTATCAAGGCCGACATGGTTGTTGCTGGCGTGCAAGGCCGGCGCTACGCTCCGTGCCTGTTGGTGCAGGAGGATTATGTGACCACGTCAGACGATCAGAAAATTTCCGAAGACCGCCGCGATGCGCTGCGCTACGCGCTCGCCATCGGCTCCGGTGCCGCGCTTGCGTCCGCCATGACGACGACGCCCGCCTCGGCGCAAGCGGCCGACAACACGCTCGACCGCGTCCGCGCCAACAAGGTGCTGCGCATCGCCGTGCTGCCGGGCGAGCTGCCCTATTTCAACAAGGATCTTGCCACCGGCACCTGGTCGGGCTTCTCGATCGAGATGGCCAACGACATCGCCAAGCTGCTCGACGTGAAGCTCGAATATGTCGAGTCGACCTACGGCAATTCGGTGCTCGACCTGCAGGCCGGCAAGATCGATCTCGGCTTCGCCCTCAACCCGACGCCGCAGCGCGCGCTGGTCATCGACTTCTGCGGCACGGTGTTCCCGCATCCGTTCGGCGCCATGCTGAAGAAGGGCATGGAAGCGAAGACCTGGGCCGACATCAACAAGCCGGAAGTGAAGATCGCCGTCGACGTCGGCTCGGCCAACGAGGCGGTGGCGCGGCGCTTTGCTCCCAACGCCACGATCAAGTCGCTCAAGTCGCGCGACGAAGTGATGCTGGAGATGGCCTCGGGCCGCGTCGACGTCGTCGTCAACGCCCTGATCCTGGGCCTCACCGCAATCGCCAAGAACCCCAATCTCGGCTCCTACAAGATCCTGCAGTCGCCCTCGGTCGCGATCCCCTCCAGCATGGGCGTGCGCCGCGAGGCCGACAAGCGCTGGCGCGACTTCCTCGCGGTGTGGATCGACTACAACCGCGGCATCGGCCAGATGCGCGAATGGTTCGTCAAGGGCCTGGGGCTGGCCGGCGTCAAGGCCGAGGACGTGCCGGTCGAGGTGAATATCTAAGCGAAGCCACGCTCTCTCCCAGCGTCATTGCGAGGAGCGCAGCGACGAAGCAATCCAGGACCGTTCGTGCCGCCCTGGATTGCTTCGCGTCGCTCGCAATGACGGAGGCATTCGATGATGTATCGCCTCACGCCTTGTCGTACGTCATGCCGCGCTCGAAGCGGCGGCCCAGGAGCGTCGCCGGAAACAGGATCGCGAAATAGATCAGCGCGATGATGGTGTAGACCTCGAGCGGCCGATAGGTGTCGGCGTTGATCAGCGTCGCGTTGTAGACGAGATCGGGCACTGCGATCACCGACACCAGCGAGGTGTTCTTCAACTGCGTCACCGACTGGTTGACGTAGGGCGCCAGCATCGGCTTCAAGGCCTGTGGCAGGATCACGAGCCGCATCATCCGCCACGGACGCAGGCCGAGCGCGCGCGCCGCATCCCATTGCCCGCGTGGCACGCTCTCGATGCTGCCGCGCACGATCTCGGCATAGAACGCCCCGGCGTAGAGCGACAGCACGGTGACCGCGGCGACATGCGCCGGAATGTTGACGCCGATCACCACCGGGAACGCGTAATAGAACCAGATGATCTGCACCAGCAGCGGGGTGCAGCGGAACAGCTCGATATAGCCGATCAACAGCCAGTCGATCACGACCGGACGGCGCAGCCTGACGATGCCGACGACGAGCCCGATCACCGAGCCGAGCAGGATGGTGCCGAGCGTGTACGCCATGGTCCAGCCGAGCCCCAGCCAGAACAGATGGCTGTACTTGGCGAGGATGGCGAAATCCCAGGTATAGTTCATCGCAGCTCCGGCGTGACGCGGTCGCGGCCCCTCACAGATACCGGCTCGGAGCAAAGGCGGAGACGTCGAACGACGGCGCCTCGCCCGTGATCATCGCGGCGATCGCCGCGCCCGTGGCCGGCCCCGTGGTGAAGCCGATATGCTGATTGCCGAATGCAAGCCACAGGCCGGAATGGCGCGGCGCCGGCCCGATCATCGGCAGCGAATCCGGCAAGGTCGGCCGCGCGCCGCGCCATGGCTGGGCCACGGCCTCGCCGAACTCGACCACGCCGCGCGCCAGCGGGACCACCTGCTCGAGCTGGGCGAAATTCGACGGCGCATCGCGATCGGTCAGCTCGACGCCGGAGGTGACGCGCACGCCGTTCTCCATCGGCGTCATCAGGAAGCTGCCCTCGGCGTCGTGGATCGGACGGTACAGCATGCGCTCCGGATTGGGCGTGAACTCCTGGTGATAGCCGCGCTCGAACGCCATCGGCACCCGGTAGCCGAGCGACCTGAGAATGTCCGGCGACCAGGGACCGAGCGCAACCACGACATGACGGGCGCGAATCTCGCCGTCGCCGAGCACGACACGCCAGCCGTCCCCGTCGGACAGCACCGCCCTGATCTCGGACTGCCGCAGCACGCCGCCCGCGCCCTCGAACATCCGCGCGTAGGCTTTCGTCACATTGCCGGGCGAGTCGACCGACGCGGTCTGGCTATGCAGCAGTCCCACTTTGTAGACCGGCAGCATATTAGGCTCGAGCGCGGAAATGCCCTGGCGGTCGAGCAGCTCGCTCTTGATGCCGTATTCGGCCAGGAGAGCCTGCTCCGCCTTGGCCGCTCCGACAGCGTCGCTGCGCCACGCCTTGAGCCAGCCGGTCTCGCGGATCCGCTGCGGCTCGCCGGCGCGAACGATCCAGTCGCGATGCAGTTTCAGCGACGCGCCGATCAGGCCATGCAGCGCGGTGGCGCGCGGCTTGACGCGGGACTCCACGGCATTGGCGAGAAAGCGCAGCAC
It encodes the following:
- a CDS encoding FAD-binding oxidoreductase; amino-acid sequence: MERMQQTADVVVLGAGIVGVSSAYAIRERGLSVVLVDRKAPGEETSYGNAGILSSGSILPLNKPSLFKALPSYLGNKSAALRWDPAWTLRNVEWVLRFLANAVESRVKPRATALHGLIGASLKLHRDWIVRAGEPQRIRETGWLKAWRSDAVGAAKAEQALLAEYGIKSELLDRQGISALEPNMLPVYKVGLLHSQTASVDSPGNVTKAYARMFEGAGGVLRQSEIRAVLSDGDGWRVVLGDGEIRARHVVVALGPWSPDILRSLGYRVPMAFERGYHQEFTPNPERMLYRPIHDAEGSFLMTPMENGVRVTSGVELTDRDAPSNFAQLEQVVPLARGVVEFGEAVAQPWRGARPTLPDSLPMIGPAPRHSGLWLAFGNQHIGFTTGPATGAAIAAMITGEAPSFDVSAFAPSRYL